A genomic segment from Streptomyces sp. NBC_00459 encodes:
- a CDS encoding amino acid deaminase yields MGTEDIEGSQGAESTGALAGLAAERVDARFKGLPPDADGLTVGELAAQRRNLFTGGFTTPVLTLSAERLTHNLRLMETYAARHGLAFAPHGKTSMAPRLFHRQIGHGAWGITLAVPHQVRVARAFGIQRVFLANELVDPAALRWIAAELAADPGFHFICYVDSVRGVELMDAALKEPGAGAGARPLDVVVELGTGEGSRTGVRTEAECAEVADAVAAAGTLRLVGVAGYEGEVPQADPERVRAWLRRLVALAADFDKAGRFADASVEEIVVSAGGSAWFDAVADVFADIPELSLPVMKLLRSGAYVSHDDGRYREVTPFNRVPEEGALEPAFRLWTQVVSRPSPEQAFTNAGKRDAAYDLDLPVPQVVRREGAPERPATGISLTGLSDQHAWLRTTPEADLEVGDWLGLGLSHPCTSFDKWQLIPVAEADGTVVEYIRTFF; encoded by the coding sequence ATGGGCACCGAGGACATCGAGGGCAGCCAGGGCGCCGAGAGCACCGGGGCGCTCGCCGGGCTGGCCGCCGAACGCGTCGACGCCCGCTTCAAGGGCCTCCCGCCGGACGCCGACGGCCTGACCGTCGGCGAGCTGGCCGCCCAGCGCCGCAACCTCTTCACCGGCGGCTTCACCACCCCCGTACTGACCCTCTCCGCCGAGCGCCTCACCCACAACCTGCGACTGATGGAGACCTACGCGGCCCGCCACGGCCTCGCCTTCGCCCCGCACGGCAAGACCTCCATGGCCCCCCGGCTCTTCCACCGCCAGATCGGGCACGGCGCCTGGGGCATCACCCTCGCGGTCCCCCACCAGGTGCGTGTCGCCCGCGCCTTCGGCATCCAACGGGTCTTCCTGGCCAACGAGTTGGTCGACCCGGCGGCTCTGCGCTGGATCGCCGCGGAGCTGGCCGCCGACCCCGGCTTCCACTTCATCTGTTACGTCGACTCCGTGCGCGGGGTGGAACTGATGGACGCGGCTCTCAAGGAGCCGGGGGCGGGTGCGGGCGCCCGTCCACTGGACGTGGTCGTCGAACTCGGCACCGGCGAGGGGTCCCGTACCGGCGTGCGCACGGAGGCGGAGTGCGCGGAGGTCGCGGACGCGGTGGCCGCCGCGGGGACCCTGCGGCTGGTCGGGGTCGCGGGGTACGAGGGCGAGGTGCCGCAGGCCGACCCGGAGCGGGTGCGGGCGTGGCTGCGGCGGCTGGTGGCGCTGGCGGCGGACTTCGACAAGGCGGGGCGGTTCGCCGACGCGTCCGTCGAGGAGATCGTGGTGAGCGCGGGCGGCAGCGCCTGGTTCGACGCGGTCGCGGACGTCTTCGCGGACATCCCCGAACTATCGCTCCCTGTAATGAAGTTGCTACGCTCGGGGGCGTACGTCTCACACGACGACGGCCGCTATCGCGAGGTCACACCGTTCAACCGGGTCCCCGAGGAGGGCGCCCTGGAACCCGCCTTCCGCCTGTGGACGCAGGTCGTCTCCCGTCCCTCCCCCGAGCAGGCCTTCACCAACGCGGGCAAGCGGGACGCCGCGTACGACCTGGACCTGCCGGTGCCCCAGGTGGTCCGCAGGGAGGGAGCTCCCGAACGGCCCGCCACCGGCATCTCGCTCACCGGCCTCTCCGACCAGCACGCCTGGCTGCGTACGACCCCGGAAGCGGATCTGGAGGTCGGCGACTGGCTGGGCCTGGGCCTGTCCCACCCGTGCACGTCGTTCGACAAGTGGCAGCTGATCCCGGTCGCGGAGGCGGACGGCACGGTCGTCGAATACATCCGCACGTTCTTCTGA